A genomic segment from Triticum dicoccoides isolate Atlit2015 ecotype Zavitan chromosome 1A, WEW_v2.0, whole genome shotgun sequence encodes:
- the LOC119357351 gene encoding uncharacterized protein LOC119357351: MADADELSRGLASDAGTNNLFQVMRAVEDAEATIRHQLEENSRLKEELMRKTRELDAIRSEAINQTSTSGLLDQDRAVEPYRDSVGNQTVEDQRLLGTSSSPPGSQGTLPGHQNGPAEQTLHDAVMKQKYLDSDQPGRVSRKPSGEHIAAEAGVRSHFSTPSSRSLSPTRNRREGEYDSRLSLAGQGMEMSSNIIWKQDLLVKVKEHEEEIAHLRRHLADYSVKEAKILNEKHVLEKRIAYMRMAFDQQQQDLVDAASKALSYRQDIIEENIRLTYALQAAHQERSTFVSSLLPILSEYNLQPSVHDAQSIVGNLKVLFTHLQEKLIISEEKLKESQYQITPWRAESSNNTSGPAQSPPPGNALVASSQPSLDIVPQQPYSHVQSPISSPVRARRDWDLLANDNRQVISAEAAATTTEHGNAGRTSPPSSNQTTKDVSAQGTERDPRAVRFNLESEDQNPSFTDLVRSDVSENLEGAETQASQEPPAEWGSEGAPSSASGPDDGNLPYPHLPTVLEEPSTSFSEVAEDDPLPAIDGLRITGEAFPGKELQASGYSINGTTSCNFEWVRHLEDGSVNYIEGAKQPTYLVTADDVDSLLAIEVQPLDDRKRKGEIVKVYANEQKKITCDPEMKELIKKILSAGHVSYEVLLPVRFIDMWEPAVLAIKREGYSIKCNGQRGVVITEKFQQATAINIPYGHPTEFSIQSADGAEYNLKPGENSPSRDSIVLILRLFRMKAVEKSKGRKKGIFFK, encoded by the exons atggccgacgccgACGAGCTGTCACGGGGGCTGGCCTCGGACGCCGGCACCAACAACCTCTTCCAGGTGATGCGCGCCGTCGAGGACGCCGAGGCCACCATCCGACACCAG CTGGAGGAGAACAGCCGGCTCAAGGAGGAGCTGATGCGCAAGACCCGGGAGCTCGACGCAATC AGGTCCGAGGCTATAAACCAAACCTCTACAAGTGGTCTTCTGGATCAGGACCGGGCCGTCGAGCCCTACAGAGACTCGGTGGGGAATCAGACGGTGGAGGACCAAAGATTGCTTGGCACCTCGTCTTCGCCGCCGGGCTCTCAGGGCACTCTGCCTGGTCACCAGAATGGGCCTGCCGAGCAGACGCTGCACGACGCCGTGATGAAGCAAAAGTACCTGGACAGCGACCAGCCCGGTCGAGTGTCCAGAAAGCCATCGGGGGAGCACATCGCTGCTGAGGCTGGCGTGCGGTCTCACTTCTCTACCCCGTCGTCTCGATCCCTCTCACCCACTAG GAACCGCAGGGAAGGAGAGTACGATTCTAGGCTCAGTTTAGCTGGCCAAGGCATGGAGATGAGCTCAAACATCATCTGGAAGCAG GATCTTCTTGTTAAGGTcaaagaacatgaagaagagattgCACATTTAAGAAGACACCTTGCTGACTACTCAGTGAAG GAAGCCAAAATACTTAATGAGAAACATGTTCTGGAAAAGCGCATTGCATATATGCGAATG GCATTTGATCAGCAGCAACAAGATTTGGTTGATGCTGCGTCAAAAGCTTTATCCTATAGACAAGACATCATCGAAGAGAACATCCGCCTGACATACGCATTGCAG GCAGCACATCAAGAGAGATCAACTTTCGTATCTTCTTTGTTGCCTATTCTGTCAGAATATAATCTGCAGCCTTCTGTTCATGATGCTCAATCAATTGTTGGCAATCTCAAG GTTTTGTTTACGCATTTGCAAGAGAAACTCATTATTTCTGAG GAGAAACTGAAGGAATCACAGTACCAGATTACTCCTTGGCGTGCCGAATCTTCAAATAATACAAGTGGTCCTGCGCAGTCACCTCCTCCTGGAAATGCATTGGTTGCTTCT AGCCAACCCAGCCTTGACATTGTGCCCCAGCAACCATATTCTCATGTACAATCTCCAATTTCTTCCCCCGTTCGAGCTAGACGGGATTGGGATTTACTGGCAAATGACAACCGACAGGTCATCTCAGCCGAGGCTGCTGCAACAACTACAGAGCATGGCAATGCTGGAAGGACCTCTCCTCCAAGCAG CAACCAAACTACCAAGGATGTTTCAGCGCAAGGGACTGAGCGTGATCCTCGTGCTGTACGATTTAACCTTGAATCCGAGGATCAAAACCCATCATTCACAGACCTTGTTAGGAGTGATGTATCTGAAAATCTCGAGGGAGCTGAAACCCAAGCTTCACAAGAACCTCCTGCGGAGTGGGGTTCTGAAGGCGCACCTAGCTCGGCATCTGGCCCCGATGATGGAAACTTGCCTTACCCTCATCTTCCTACTGTCCTTGAGGAGCCTAGTACTTCTTTCTCTGAAG TTGCAGAGGATGACCCACTGCCAGCCATAGATGGGCTAAGAATCACAGGTGAAGCTTTTCCTGGAAAAGAACTTCAAGCAAGTGGGTATTCCATCAACGGGACCACGAGTTGTAATTTTGAG TGGGTACGCCATTTGGAAGATGGATCGGTGAATTACATAGAAG GTGCAAAGCAGCCCACATATTTGGTTACTGCTGATGATGTGGACTCTTTACTAGCCATAGAGGTCCAGCCTCTAGATGACCGGAAAAGAAAG gGGGAGATCGTGAAGGTTTACGCTAATGAGCAGAAAAAGATTACTTGTG ATCCTGAAATGAAGGAGCTCATCAAGAAAATTCTTTCCGCTGGACATGTGTCATATGAAGTTCTACTACCT GTTAGATTTATAGATATGTGGGAACCTGCAGTATTGGCAATAAAGAGGGAAGGCTACAGCATCAAGTGTAATGGACAGCGTGGCGTTGTTATCACAGAGAAATTCCAGCAAGCTACAGCG ATCAATATCCCGTATGGACATCCAACCGAGTTCTCGATCCAGTCTGCGGATGGTGCCGAGTATAATCTCAAGCCTGGAGAGAACTCCCC GTCACGGGATAGCATCGTGCTCATACTGCGGCTCTTCAGAATGAAG GCCGTCGAGAAGAGCAAAGGAAGGAAGAAGGGCATCTTCTTCAAGTAG